In a single window of the Bacteroidales bacterium genome:
- a CDS encoding DoxX family protein, giving the protein MKLKLFSIPVNPARVDLALLLIRMVAGLSFAFYGSFKIKDPLHWMGPDSGYPAFFQMLAAISEFCGGIAWIIGFLTPLASFGIACTMTVATYTHISGGDPFVSFTGGGAYDHPLLFLVIAVMLLLSGPGRFSTDRIVFGERKQSV; this is encoded by the coding sequence ATGAAACTGAAGCTGTTTTCAATTCCGGTAAATCCTGCCCGGGTCGATTTGGCCCTGCTTCTGATCCGCATGGTGGCCGGTCTTTCCTTTGCCTTCTACGGGTCGTTTAAAATCAAAGATCCGTTGCACTGGATGGGTCCAGATTCCGGTTATCCTGCGTTTTTCCAAATGCTTGCAGCCATTTCAGAATTTTGTGGCGGCATAGCCTGGATCATAGGATTTCTCACACCGCTTGCCTCTTTCGGGATTGCCTGTACAATGACTGTTGCCACATACACGCACATCTCGGGAGGCGATCCATTTGTGAGTTTCACAGGGGGAGGCGCCTATGATCACCCACTCTTATTTCTTGTCATAGCTGTTATGCTGTTGTTGAGCGGGCCCGGAAGATTTTCAACCGACCGGATCGTCTTTGGTGAAAGAAAACAGTCCGTTTAA
- a CDS encoding ABC transporter permease, producing the protein MRKILIIALREYKAAVKTKSFIISLVMLPVLMGGSVAVSIIAEKKVDTTDKKFAVIDHSGLFEESLKQSVKFHNEVEIYKPDTKEKIKPAYQVEFITPDNTDLVKQKLELSDRVSSKDLTGFLEIGSSVLHPDADPQNAYVRFYSETSILDETQNWFSNPINNHLRELRIADLHLSPDSTKELFYWTNIEGLGLLKKDVNSGQIKDAEKSNPVTSLLIPYILVMMMFMMGMVGSMPLLTAVMEEKMERIAEVLLGTVTPFQFMAGKVLGSTGVALTTATIYIVGGVFTGKQLGGGNMIPYDILPWFFIFLVLFLIMAGSIMAALGSACNDNKDAQNMSFPAMLPMLLPLFVIMPVLRNPLGSLATVMSLIPPFTPMVMIVRQATPVTLPVWQPYAGLAGVILFTLFAVWAGSRIFRTGILMQGQKPTFANLVRYVFKSR; encoded by the coding sequence ATGCGTAAAATACTGATAATAGCCCTCAGGGAATATAAAGCCGCTGTTAAGACCAAAAGTTTCATTATAAGCCTGGTCATGCTTCCGGTGCTTATGGGTGGCAGCGTGGCCGTGTCGATCATTGCTGAAAAAAAGGTGGACACAACCGATAAGAAGTTTGCGGTGATTGATCATTCCGGACTTTTTGAGGAATCACTGAAACAAAGTGTAAAATTTCATAATGAAGTGGAGATTTACAAACCGGACACAAAAGAGAAAATCAAGCCTGCTTACCAGGTTGAATTTATTACTCCGGATAATACTGATCTTGTAAAGCAGAAGCTTGAACTATCAGACAGGGTAAGCAGCAAGGATCTTACCGGTTTTCTTGAAATCGGTTCTTCAGTACTTCATCCCGATGCGGACCCTCAAAATGCCTATGTTCGATTTTATTCGGAAACGAGTATACTGGATGAAACCCAGAACTGGTTTTCGAATCCTATAAACAATCATCTCCGGGAACTTCGGATTGCTGATTTACATTTGTCGCCTGACAGTACAAAGGAATTGTTTTACTGGACGAATATAGAAGGGCTGGGTTTGTTAAAAAAGGATGTGAATTCGGGACAAATAAAGGATGCGGAGAAGAGCAACCCGGTGACGTCGTTACTGATCCCGTATATCCTGGTGATGATGATGTTTATGATGGGGATGGTGGGATCAATGCCGTTACTTACTGCGGTGATGGAAGAAAAAATGGAGCGGATTGCCGAGGTGCTCCTGGGCACGGTAACTCCATTCCAGTTTATGGCCGGGAAAGTGTTAGGGAGTACCGGTGTGGCACTTACCACGGCTACTATTTATATTGTCGGAGGAGTATTTACGGGTAAACAATTGGGTGGTGGAAATATGATTCCTTATGATATTCTGCCCTGGTTTTTCATATTCCTGGTATTATTCCTGATCATGGCCGGCTCGATCATGGCTGCACTGGGTTCAGCCTGCAACGACAACAAGGATGCTCAGAACATGTCGTTTCCTGCCATGTTGCCCATGTTATTGCCTTTGTTTGTGATCATGCCGGTTTTAAGGAATCCCCTTGGAAGCCTTGCAACCGTTATGTCTCTTATACCGCCGTTCACACCCATGGTGATGATTGTACGGCAGGCAACACCGGTGACGCTTCCGGTATGGCAGCCCTATGCGGGGTTAGCAGGGGTTATATTGTTCACCCTTTTTGCAGTATGGGCCGGCTCCAGGATCTTCCGCACCGGAATCCTGATGCAGGGACAGAAGCCTACCTTTGCCAACCTGGTGAGGTATGTTTTTAAAAGCAGGTAG
- a CDS encoding ElyC/SanA/YdcF family protein codes for MKLRSPFKVKWLRRAILYSATAVTVLVVVSNGMVYFKSRHYICSTIDELPVCYTAIVPGAMVSSSGKPMRFLKERLDLAIALYRKGKVKRLLLSGDHGRVQYDEVNGMKQYILEHDVNVSDVFLDHAGFDTYNTMVRAKKIFNVADAIVVTQDFHLPRAIYIARSYGLKVYGIRADNPHKDSRLYVQIREVLANVKAFLEVTIRRKPHFGGPPIPITGDSNLSFD; via the coding sequence GTGAAACTCCGGTCTCCTTTTAAAGTGAAGTGGCTGAGGAGAGCCATTCTATATTCGGCCACTGCAGTGACCGTGCTGGTGGTGGTTTCAAATGGCATGGTCTACTTTAAAAGCAGGCATTATATCTGCAGCACTATTGATGAGTTGCCGGTTTGTTACACGGCGATAGTTCCGGGTGCGATGGTTTCATCTTCGGGAAAACCAATGAGGTTTCTGAAAGAAAGGCTTGATTTGGCGATTGCGTTGTATCGGAAGGGAAAAGTCAAGAGGCTGCTCTTAAGCGGCGATCATGGCCGGGTGCAGTATGATGAAGTCAATGGGATGAAGCAATACATTTTGGAACATGATGTGAATGTAAGCGATGTATTTTTGGATCATGCCGGGTTTGATACCTATAACACCATGGTAAGGGCTAAGAAGATATTCAATGTTGCCGATGCCATAGTGGTGACCCAGGATTTTCATTTGCCAAGGGCGATATATATAGCGCGGAGTTATGGTTTGAAGGTATACGGCATAAGGGCTGATAACCCGCATAAGGATTCGCGTTTATATGTTCAGATCCGTGAAGTGCTGGCCAATGTTAAAGCGTTTCTTGAAGTAACCATCCGTCGCAAGCCTCATTTTGGCGGGCCTCCCATTCCGATTACAGGGGACAGCAATCTGAGTTTTGATTAG
- a CDS encoding glycoside hydrolase family 88 protein, translated as MKTTVVTLFVAFLGLCSFSESDTVKTPEAAGRLVIKDLMSRPDFMMYKTDEVRGVHYAEACAGFGAARLAALLGDHETVKKLEERYSRVIDENIENTANHVDVNVFGILPLELYMLGRDEKFLKQGLNLADGQWKDTLEGGLTWQTRFWIDDVWMIGALQIQAYRATGRKEYIERAALEIDAYLKKLQQPNGLFFHGEAYPFFWGRGNGWVAAGLAELLTELPKANSHYKSILEGYRKMMKTLLFLQDEDGMWHQLVDHPESYKETSCTAMFGYAITVGYKKGLLPEEVFKTASDKAWEGLVTYINEDGKLRDVCVGTGQTNDLNFYLTRPRSTGDLHGQAPVLWFAYSLLADYE; from the coding sequence ATGAAAACCACTGTTGTAACCCTTTTTGTTGCTTTCCTGGGCCTGTGCTCATTTTCGGAATCAGATACCGTGAAAACCCCTGAAGCGGCCGGCAGGCTTGTTATCAAGGATTTGATGTCGCGCCCTGACTTCATGATGTATAAAACGGATGAAGTGAGGGGTGTCCATTATGCCGAGGCCTGTGCCGGTTTTGGAGCCGCCCGGCTGGCCGCCTTGCTCGGCGACCACGAAACAGTAAAGAAACTGGAAGAGCGTTATTCACGGGTTATTGATGAGAACATTGAAAATACGGCCAATCATGTGGATGTGAATGTATTTGGCATTCTGCCGCTTGAATTGTATATGCTGGGCAGGGATGAGAAGTTTCTGAAACAGGGATTGAACCTGGCAGACGGACAGTGGAAGGATACACTTGAAGGCGGATTAACCTGGCAGACCCGGTTCTGGATTGATGATGTATGGATGATTGGTGCCCTGCAAATACAGGCATACAGGGCAACGGGACGCAAAGAGTACATAGAGCGGGCCGCTCTCGAGATTGATGCCTATTTAAAAAAGCTACAACAGCCGAATGGTTTGTTTTTTCATGGGGAAGCCTATCCCTTTTTCTGGGGCCGGGGAAACGGATGGGTTGCAGCCGGGCTGGCTGAATTACTGACCGAGCTTCCGAAAGCCAATTCCCATTACAAAAGTATACTGGAGGGTTACCGGAAAATGATGAAGACACTGCTTTTCCTGCAGGATGAGGACGGCATGTGGCACCAGCTTGTTGACCATCCCGAATCGTACAAGGAAACATCATGTACTGCCATGTTTGGTTATGCCATAACGGTAGGATATAAAAAGGGTCTGTTACCCGAGGAAGTATTTAAGACAGCCTCTGATAAGGCATGGGAAGGGTTGGTTACCTATATCAATGAAGACGGCAAGCTCAGGGATGTGTGCGTGGGAACCGGCCAGACCAATGACCTGAATTTTTACCTGACGCGGCCAAGGTCAACCGGGGATCTGCACGGCCAGGCGCCTGTGCTGTGGTTTGCATACAGTCTGCTGGCTGACTACGAATAA
- a CDS encoding 4Fe-4S binding protein, whose amino-acid sequence MSYQVIRKPIVLTTAVLFHLLLIFHLFFSPVIIVLASWKGIINASFIAFILISVLSIFSGRAYCSWFCPGCGIQEMLAVFIKRKARNSKANNIKYVIFSVWIGSVITGYIINGFHSVDLSYGMSDITLKRKIILTIGAVMIIVPLTGIFGRFASCKYVCWQAPFMILGHKLGDFMKISKLRLVTTGAECKNCGSCNRHCPMNIDVMQQAQNNNLSHTECILCGNCIDHCNHKVIRFDFKKKQNEIPKI is encoded by the coding sequence ATGAGTTACCAGGTAATCCGCAAGCCAATTGTACTAACAACAGCCGTTTTATTTCACCTGCTGCTAATTTTTCATTTATTCTTTTCTCCTGTCATTATTGTTCTTGCTTCCTGGAAAGGCATAATCAATGCAAGTTTTATTGCTTTTATACTGATCTCTGTCCTGTCAATCTTTTCTGGAAGGGCTTATTGTTCGTGGTTTTGCCCGGGCTGCGGTATCCAGGAAATGCTGGCCGTTTTCATCAAAAGGAAAGCCCGGAATTCAAAGGCCAATAATATCAAGTATGTAATTTTTTCGGTCTGGATCGGTTCAGTAATTACAGGATATATAATAAACGGTTTTCATTCGGTTGACCTTTCGTATGGGATGTCTGATATAACACTGAAGCGAAAGATCATTCTGACAATCGGCGCCGTAATGATCATTGTTCCCCTTACCGGTATCTTTGGCAGGTTTGCATCCTGTAAATATGTTTGCTGGCAGGCACCTTTTATGATCCTTGGGCACAAACTCGGCGACTTCATGAAGATTAGTAAACTCCGGCTCGTGACAACCGGAGCCGAATGTAAAAATTGCGGTAGCTGCAACCGGCATTGCCCCATGAATATTGATGTGATGCAACAGGCCCAAAACAATAACCTCTCCCACACCGAATGCATTCTTTGTGGAAATTGCATCGATCACTGTAATCATAAAGTGATCCGGTTCGATTTTAAAAAGAAACAAAACGAAATACCCAAAATATGA
- a CDS encoding beta galactosidase jelly roll domain-containing protein, producing MKSKLLLVLILLTAAAGTKAEDLRKLLSLSGTWMFSIGDDMQWASPAYDDSKWDRINVPDKWEDQGYEDYNGYAWYRKEFRPADIPKNVQVILMLGRIDDADAVYLNGKLLARSGDFPPYPETAYDRTRRYVIPDGLLKVDAENIIAVRVYDSQQDGGIVDGPVGLFYDADVELMNLNLTGKWKIHEGDNKEWKEPGFNDNDWKRIQVPSEWESGPLHNYDGYAWYRVNFRVPANFTGSTLYLSLGKIDDVDDVYLNGRYVGSVYDIRTNHRHWGDGWEWNIRRVYKISGSWLKPGEINNIAVRVYDGQGVGGIYQGPVGIMSPENYRRYKDKHPSYENSFWEFIFGDYYER from the coding sequence ATGAAATCAAAATTACTCCTTGTATTGATACTGCTGACTGCTGCTGCAGGCACAAAGGCAGAAGACCTCAGGAAACTGCTTTCTCTTTCCGGAACCTGGATGTTCAGCATCGGCGATGATATGCAGTGGGCATCCCCCGCTTACGATGATTCAAAATGGGACCGGATCAATGTTCCGGATAAATGGGAAGACCAGGGTTATGAGGACTATAACGGCTATGCCTGGTACCGTAAGGAATTCAGGCCGGCCGACATTCCTAAAAACGTTCAGGTGATCCTTATGCTGGGCAGAATCGACGATGCAGACGCCGTATACCTCAACGGGAAACTGCTGGCACGCAGTGGTGATTTTCCACCGTACCCTGAAACGGCTTATGACAGGACAAGAAGATATGTAATTCCTGACGGACTTCTTAAGGTGGATGCTGAAAACATTATTGCCGTGAGGGTTTATGACAGCCAGCAGGACGGAGGCATTGTAGACGGACCCGTAGGTTTGTTTTATGACGCCGATGTGGAACTTATGAATCTCAACCTTACGGGAAAATGGAAAATTCACGAAGGCGATAACAAGGAATGGAAAGAGCCTGGTTTTAATGATAACGACTGGAAACGAATCCAGGTGCCATCAGAATGGGAATCCGGACCCCTGCACAATTACGACGGGTATGCCTGGTACCGGGTGAATTTCAGGGTGCCGGCCAATTTCACAGGGTCAACACTTTACCTGTCGCTCGGAAAAATCGACGACGTGGATGATGTTTACCTGAACGGAAGATACGTAGGTTCGGTTTACGATATTCGCACCAATCACCGCCACTGGGGTGACGGTTGGGAATGGAATATAAGAAGGGTATACAAAATCAGCGGCTCATGGCTGAAACCCGGTGAGATCAATAATATTGCCGTAAGGGTTTACGACGGCCAGGGCGTTGGCGGTATTTACCAGGGCCCTGTGGGTATCATGTCGCCCGAAAACTACAGGAGATACAAGGACAAGCACCCGTCTTATGAAAATTCATTCTGGGAATTCATTTTCGGAGATTATTATGAGAGATAA
- a CDS encoding beta galactosidase jelly roll domain-containing protein: MKTLIYTTIFLLALASGKAMAMDNRLTMLINLKGNWAFTIGINDDWISPKFNDSNWETIKVPSSWEDQGFNGYNGYAFYRKKFTIPSTLKGRMLYLYMGYIDDVDAVYFNGKKIGSTGGFPPNYHTAYDAERIYYVPEELISFDGTNVIAVKVYDTEQAGGIVGGEIGLYGGKTSVNLDVNLQTPWKFKTGDDMKRRDIAYDDSKWGDIMVPGRWEDQGYRDYDGYAWYRKTFVYNGTATEDRMVLIMGKIDDMDQVYINGVLVGSTGNFPANGDRAYSGSEYDAFRGYYLPAGVLKKGQKNVIAVRVVDTGGEGGIYEGPVGLLSQTKYIEYWRSMKKSRYPR; encoded by the coding sequence ATGAAAACGCTTATTTACACAACTATATTCCTGCTTGCACTGGCCTCGGGAAAAGCGATGGCGATGGATAACCGGCTGACAATGCTGATCAATCTGAAGGGCAACTGGGCATTTACAATCGGAATTAACGATGACTGGATATCGCCGAAATTTAACGACAGCAACTGGGAGACCATTAAGGTACCGTCCTCATGGGAAGACCAGGGTTTCAACGGATATAACGGCTATGCCTTTTACAGGAAAAAATTTACCATTCCCTCCACACTTAAAGGACGCATGCTTTACCTCTATATGGGCTATATTGATGATGTGGACGCAGTATATTTCAATGGTAAAAAAATAGGATCCACAGGAGGATTTCCTCCTAACTATCACACCGCTTATGACGCCGAAAGAATTTACTATGTGCCCGAAGAACTCATCAGCTTTGACGGAACCAATGTGATAGCAGTTAAGGTATATGATACCGAACAGGCAGGAGGAATTGTAGGTGGCGAAATCGGACTGTACGGCGGAAAAACCTCCGTAAATCTGGATGTGAATTTGCAGACTCCCTGGAAATTCAAAACCGGTGACGATATGAAACGCAGGGATATCGCCTATGACGACAGCAAATGGGGTGATATTATGGTTCCGGGTCGCTGGGAAGACCAGGGATACCGCGACTATGACGGCTATGCCTGGTACCGGAAGACATTTGTTTACAATGGAACAGCCACAGAAGACCGTATGGTTCTGATTATGGGCAAAATTGATGACATGGACCAGGTTTATATTAACGGCGTACTGGTAGGATCAACCGGTAACTTCCCGGCAAACGGCGACAGGGCTTATTCCGGATCGGAATATGATGCCTTCAGGGGCTATTATTTACCGGCAGGCGTGCTGAAGAAGGGACAGAAGAATGTGATCGCGGTGAGAGTCGTTGACACAGGCGGAGAAGGCGGTATTTATGAAGGGCCTGTCGGATTGCTTTCCCAGACAAAATATATCGAATACTGGAGATCCATGAAGAAAAGCAGGTACCCTCGCTAA
- a CDS encoding ATP-binding cassette domain-containing protein produces MEIIELQNVTKTFGAVTAVSELDLKVPGGTIYGFIGPNGSGKTTTIRMILNIFYPDSGKVFIRGIEQGASRLDRVGYLPEERGLYKKMKVYDVLKFHADLKKTADPRKEINYWLTKLNLADRADKKVETLSKGMTQKLQFIATVIDRPEIIILDEPFSGLDPVNADILKESLLDLQKSGATIIFSTHDMNMAERMCDYIFMIHKGHKVLDGTLDSIQDKYGNDTVRLQTEGGLDVLNDIRGIEKINDFGQMQELRLSTGTDTQQVLMQLASKTRILKFEVTKPSLNDIFIRIAAPDKKAETHA; encoded by the coding sequence ATGGAAATAATCGAACTTCAAAATGTTACCAAAACCTTTGGTGCGGTAACTGCTGTAAGTGAACTTGATCTGAAAGTGCCGGGCGGCACCATTTACGGCTTCATCGGACCTAACGGTTCAGGCAAAACCACCACAATCAGGATGATCCTGAATATTTTTTATCCTGATTCGGGAAAAGTATTCATCAGGGGAATTGAACAGGGCGCATCGAGGCTAGACAGGGTGGGATACCTGCCTGAAGAGCGCGGGTTATACAAAAAGATGAAAGTGTATGATGTGCTTAAATTTCATGCAGATCTGAAAAAAACCGCCGACCCCAGGAAAGAGATCAACTATTGGCTGACTAAATTGAACCTTGCAGACAGGGCTGACAAAAAGGTTGAAACGTTAAGCAAAGGGATGACGCAGAAACTGCAGTTCATTGCCACAGTAATCGACAGGCCTGAAATCATCATCCTTGATGAGCCTTTCAGCGGACTGGATCCTGTTAACGCAGATATATTGAAAGAGTCACTTCTTGATCTTCAGAAAAGCGGTGCCACCATTATATTTAGCACACACGATATGAATATGGCCGAAAGGATGTGTGATTATATTTTTATGATTCACAAAGGCCATAAAGTGCTGGATGGTACGCTGGACAGTATCCAGGACAAGTATGGCAATGATACGGTGCGGTTGCAGACCGAAGGAGGTCTTGACGTGCTGAATGACATCAGGGGTATTGAAAAGATCAATGATTTCGGGCAGATGCAGGAGCTCAGGCTCTCAACGGGTACCGACACCCAACAGGTTTTGATGCAACTGGCATCAAAGACAAGAATTCTGAAGTTCGAGGTTACAAAACCCTCTTTGAACGATATTTTCATTCGTATTGCAGCACCCGATAAAAAAGCAGAAACCCATGCGTAA
- a CDS encoding TfoX/Sxy family protein: protein MATDLTYHVNIGKDTEAKLVSVGIDSMKKLVALGSEKAFLKIQTVDPGACLSLLYGLEGAILGVKYNEIPAERKQELKQFYSLARKNGNC from the coding sequence ATGGCAACAGATCTTACCTACCATGTGAATATCGGCAAGGACACGGAGGCCAAACTGGTCAGCGTTGGTATTGATTCGATGAAAAAACTGGTTGCATTGGGCAGTGAAAAGGCATTCCTGAAGATCCAGACGGTTGATCCCGGAGCATGCCTGAGCCTGCTGTACGGGCTTGAAGGCGCCATTCTGGGTGTAAAATACAATGAGATTCCGGCTGAACGCAAACAAGAATTGAAACAGTTTTACAGTCTGGCCCGAAAAAACGGTAATTGCTGA